The genome window ATTGATCAGGCACGCATCGGCGTCCGTAGACTTCTCCCGAGCGTAAAATCGCCCTTCAACCAACTCAAGCCCCAGTACATCGGAGAATTCGTAATCTGCACTGAAACGTTGAAAAGGGGTTAGCTGGTCATCCGGAACGCCCTCCAGCTTTACTCCACCGATGGAAAACGCCTCTCCAAAGATCGTGGACGACCGTCCCATTGCCAGGATTTCGGGATGTCTGAGCGAGTTATTTCTGAATACCTCATAGCCGCGCTCCGGCAGATCGATGATGACGACGCCACCTTGCTCAAACCCCAGGTCTTCGCTCATTATGTAGTCAAGCTGATCCGAGATCGTCCACGTGCCGATGATCAGGACGACTGAGACGGTAAACTGAAACACGATGAGTATTCTGCGGAAGATCGCGCCAGTGGTCCCGGATACAGACGAGCCCCGCAACACGGCTGTCGGCAGGAAGGAAGAAATGACGAACGCGGGATAGGTACCCGCGAGCATCCCGACGAGCAGGACCACACCCGCGAGCATCAGCATCGTGTCCGTCGTGAATTCCAGGATGATGTGCTGGTTGAACAGATTGTTGATAGAGGGCAGCAGCGCCTGAAGCAACACGATGGACAGTCCCAGGGCGAACAAAGTCAACAACACCGATTCGCCCATGTATTGCAGCATGGCGTGAGCCCGCGTGCCGCCCAGCACCTTTCGCATACCCACTTCACTCGCACGACTCATCGACCTGGCTGTCGTCAGATTGACGAAGTTGGCACAGGCGAGCACCAGTATGAAGGCCGCCAGAAGGAAGGCGACATAGACGGTGCGGATATCCCCGGTGCCGCCTCCTTGCATCAAATCGTAGGTGTACAGGTGTATTTCACCGACAGGCCGGAGATAGGGATTCGCTTCGGCGCCGAAAGCCCGCAGTCGATCTCCGAGGTATCTTTCGATGAAATCGGGCAATTGCTCGTCCAGTTCCAAGGCGGAATACCCTTCTCGCAAGAGGAGGTAGGTATAGACGGTGTAATTGAGACCTTGATCCTGCATGTTGGCGGGCTCGCCCCAACCCAATGACTCGAGCGTGACGTAGGAGATCAGGAAATCGAAGTGCACGTGAGAATTCTCCGGAAGGTCGTACACGACGCCCGACACAGTCAGCGGCAGCGTGTTGCCTTTCCCCAGGTCCAGGGTGATCGGAGAACCCGTGGGATCCGTCTCGCCAAAGCATGTATTCGCCATGGATTCCGAAAGGACGACCGTATGAGGTCTGGTCAGGGCCGTGGCGGGCGTGCCTCTGGCCAGGGGCACGGTGAAGACGTCGAACAGGGTCGAATCGGCAAAGAAAGACGCCTTGCCGCGTACCGACCTGTTTTCAAGCTGTACCAACTGCTGTTCAGACAACGGCCGCAGCCTGGTCAAGTTTTCTATGGACGGGTAGTCGGCAAGTAACACGGGGCCCCAGGCCGATGGCGTTGTGCCGGTCTTGTTCTCGGTGCCGCCAAAAAAGATACTGCCTTCAATCCGGTACATGCGGTCTTGCTTCAAATTGTAATCGTCATAACTGGTTTCGTACCGAATGTAGAGCAGCATCAGGATGCATCCCGCCAGGCCAAGGGTGAGACCGATTACGTTGACCAGAGAATACCCCTTGTGTTTCAAAAGATTCCGTATGGCTGTCGTAATGTAGTTGCGTATCATGTCACACCTCCGTACCTCAGGTTTATGTCACGAATTCAGTCTCTTCAAAGCTGGACTCACTCCCCCCTCGGCCCCGTCACGTCCCGGCGGAGGAAGAGCCAGAACGCGGCCGCACCGGTCACGACGGTGTAGGCGAACATGACGAGGAGTGGATTAAGGTACAAATCAACAAAGGAGGCAAAGACGCTTGCGCCTTCATTTGCGGGCAGCACGAAATCGATCTGCGAGACCATCATGACGTTGGGCGCGAGCATGTAGTCGCCGACGTTCGGACTGAACAGCGCGATGAGAGGGTTGACGGTTAGAATCTCAAATAAGAGATGCACCAGCGTGATCGAAACGCCAGCCGTCCCCGAGCTCGTCAACACCGTAAAGAACAGGGACACCACGATGTATGGAAGCAGTATGCAGATCACCTTGCCGAATAACACCGCCGCGGACGACCACTGGCCGGCATCCGCGGTGATCAGGTCTTCACCGGTCAGGAGCGCCGCCACCAGGCTGCTGACCACGACCACAAGGGACAAGATGAGCAACCCGGCGCCTGACGTCAGCGCTATCGACAGCGCCTTCGCGCCCAGGAACTCCCAGCGCCTCACGCCTCTACTCATTACCGGCCGAAAGGTTCCCAGAGTGTATTCCCTTCCGAAAAAGGACGCGGCCAGGATGATGACCAGGACGAGCACGGTATCCTTAACGGATTTCAAACCGTTGGCCAGACTGCCCGGAAGGATGCAGTGATTCGCGAAACGTTGCCTTCCGGTTTCAAACTGGTCTCGGATTTCGGGACACCGCTCCCGGAGAGTTTCCACTTCCTGCCGGGCCTGTTCCCGGAACTCGTCTGGAACGTCCGTCAGAAGGGAATCAACCGTCCCATCCTCGATGTCGTCACAGGAAACCCGGATGACCGACTCCTCTTCGCCCGCATTCGCCGGTACCGAGACGACGACGTACTGATCGGCAGGGGCGGAATCATACATCGTGGTGTAGGCGACCCAGAAATAGATTTGGTTGAGCATGACAAGCACGGCCAGGATTATCCAGGGCATCCGTAGCCGCCGGAGTTTGAACAACTCCCATCGCGTGAGGTGCAGTATTCGGCGTATCATGAGTCCTCCCCTTCACTGCTGCCCGTGACTTTGAAGTAGTATTGCTCCAGGGACATCTGCTCCGCTGACATCTCGGCGACGTAGACGTCCGAGCGGCCGAGGGCTGCAGTCAGTTCCGGCGATCGTTCCGTGGGGACCGCAACCAGGATTTTTCCGTCCTCCACGGTGATCTCCCCGACCCACTCCAGAGCGGACAGTATTTCCATCGCTTTTTCGTTATCGGTGGTACGAACGCGAAGCTGATTCGCGGCCAGCGAGTGGACCAGGTCGTCGAGTCGGCCCTGGACGACGAGTCTGCCCCGTGAAAGGATGGCGACGCTGTCGCACACCTGCTCGACTTCGTGCAACAGGTGGCTCGACAGGAGCACGGTACGGCCTCCGGTCCCGAGGCTTCGGATCAACTCCCTGATTTCGGCCATGCCTTCCGGGTCCATGCCGTTGGTGGGCTCGTCCAAAAACAGGATTTCGGGGTCGCCGAGAAGGACGCACGCCAGTCCCAGCCGCTGCTTCATACCCTGGGAGTAGGTGCGGAAGCGGTCGTTCGCGCGACCGCCGAGCCCCACCTTTTCAAGCAGTTCGCTCAATTCTTCGCGGTTGCTCTTCCCGGATATGCCCTGGAAGTAGGCGAGGTTGTCTCGGCCGGACAGGTCGGGATAGAAACAGGGGGTCTCCACGATGGCGCCAGTGCGGCGCAGGGCTTCCCGGTGGGAGATGCCGGCGTCCAGCAGCCTGAAACGGCCCGAGGTAGGCTTCACGAGTCCGAGCAGCATACCCATGGTGGTCGTCTTGCCCGAACCGTTGGGACCAAGCAGTCCGAAGATCTGACCGCGCGGCACCGTCAGCGAGAGCCCGTCCACGGCTACGATGCGGCCGTAGTGTTTGGTGAGGGATTCGGTCCGTATGGCGAAGTTGTTGGAATTCATCTGATCCGCCTCCTTCACAAGTTGGTCTGAAGCATCTACCCATAAAGGAACGGAAAGCCGGACCGGATTTCTATAGGGTGTATCCCTATTTCGCGGGTTTTTTAACCGGAATCGAAGAAAAACTTGATGCCGGTCTTGGACGGGGTGGTGCGTCTGCTTTAAACGAACGTGCTCATTCTTCCAGATTTATCAGACCAAGTTTGATGGCCGATCGGATCAGATCGGGGAGACTGTGCGTGTTTAGTTTCGCCATCAGATTGATGCGATGGTTTTGCACGGTTTTTGCACTAATTCGCATGGTTTCAGCAATCTGCCGATTGGATCGTCCCGATGCGATCAGTCGAAGGACTTCGTGCTCACGGGGAGTCAGCCGGGGCGGCGTACCCTGGGGGTTCTCCCAATACTGGTCATCGGCATGATCCATGGCCCGGGATTGGTACGTGACGCCCCTGCAGACTGTACGTATCGCTTTGACCAACTCTTCGCCGGCTGATTTCTTTAGCACGTAGCCCCGGGCGCCGTTGTCCAGCGCTTTCCGGATCAGTTCGGGATCCGAATGCATCGACATCATGACCACCTGGATCTCGGAAAACGACGCGCGTATCCTCCTTGTCGCTTCTATACCGCCGATACCGGGCATCTCGACGTCCATCACGATGACGTCTGTCCGAACTCGATGCACAACATCCATCACGTCCCGGCCGTCCGTAGCCTCGGCGACTACTTGAATATCGGGTTCCTTCGAGAGCAGATCCCGAAGGCCATGCCGAATCAGGTGATGATCGTCTGCTATGATCACTCGTATCATGTGTGTTCCGTGATTCGTCCTGCCGTCCCAATGTTGGCTTCAGATTAATCCGACTCTTGCTCAATTTTAACACTGAAAAAGAGAAAATTCCATAGGGTGTTTCCCTATGTTCCGTATTTTCGGACGGTCTTAGGGGGTTGAAGAAGGTGATAGAGGTGGACTGCGGCCAACCGGATCACTACCGTTCGGGGAAAGACAACGGCTCATTCATCCAGGAAGGCGAGACGGTGCTTGAGCGCTACGAGTATGAGATCCGGCAGGCTGTGGACTTCCAGCTTTTTCATCAGGATCGCACGGTGTTTTTCCACGGTCTTGGCGCTGATGCTCAGGACCTCCGCGGCGGCCTGGTTGGTATGTCCCTCGACGATGAGCTGAAGTATCTCCCGTTCGCGGGATGTAAGCTGCTCCAGAACGGTAGATGACTCATTCGTCGATTCCGTCTGCAGGAATCCCGATAGCACCGTTTGGGCAATCGAAGGAGAAAGATAGATTTCGCCCTTGTTGGCGGACCGGACAGCGATCAGGAGTTCCTCCACGACGGAGTTCTTGAGGAGATACCCGCTGGCCCCGCATCGGAGTGCCTGGCGAACCACGTCCTCTTCCGAATGTATGGATAGTATGACGACGCGGGTATCGACGGATAGCGTCTGAATCCGCCGCGTGGTCTCGATACCGTTCAGCAACGGCATGGCGATATCCAACATGGCTACATCCGGTCTCTTCCGTTGTACAAGGTCCAGTGTCTCGTGACCATCGGCCGCTTCGCCGACAACTTCCATGTCCTCGGCCTTTTCGATCAGCGATACGATGCTTTGACGGACCAGTTGGTGATCGTCGGCTATAACGATCCTGATCATTTCTCCTCCAGAGGAATGGTAGCGACCAGACGGGCTCCCGCGCCTGGTTTCGAGTGCACCTTCATACGGCCGTTCAGCGATTCGAGGCGTTCCTGCATATCGATCAAACCGATTCCTGTTTCATTCTGATCGGAAAGTGTATCTGCAAGATCAAAGCCCTGGCCGTTATCCTGTATTGATAGTTGCACCACTTCACCATTGCGTTTCAAGCTTACATCAACGTGAGAGGCTTGTCCGTGTTTGGCACAGTTCGTCAGCCCTTCCTGCAGTATACGATACAGGCAGATATCGAGTGGATTCGAGATCGCTGTAGTATCCATGCCAACGTATGAGACCGGTATCTGAGTTTGTTGCGTGAAACGCTTGCAAAGTCCTTCCAATGCTGAATTCAGCCCGACTGTATCCAGTGTCGGAGGACGAAGATTATGGGAGATCGCACGTAGTTTCTCCAGCGTATCGTCGGCCAGTACTACAGCGTCATTCAGCCGTGCTGCAGTGTGATCGGTATTCCCGGACAACTCGTTCCGGGTTATCTCCAGGCTCATTTTCAGCGCCGTAAGCGCCTGTCCGGTATCATCATGGAGATCCCGCGCCAGCCGACGTCTTTCAGATTCCTGAATGTTGATGAGTCGGTTGGAAAGTCTCTTGAGGCGTTGTGTCTGCATTCTCAGCGATGTATTTGCCTTTATGTTTTTCAGCACCATCTCCAACTCGGCAGCCAGTACCAGTAACTGTTCTTTTTCTTCGCCGGTAAAGGGCTCTTCCGAGACTTTGGCTCCAATTGCGATACAACCTTGAGTATGCAATTCACCACGTAGTAAGATGATGAGTTCGTAACCGAGATCTGAAACCCGATTCCGGACATAAGGGTCTTCAGACTCGACTAATGGTCGTTCTGGAGACATCAGCTTCAACAACGCTTCGATTTGGCCAATTGACGCACTGAAGAAGGCTTGGTCTTTTTTGGGCTCACTGTTGAACTTCTTGTTTACGTCGTACCAGGCAACCGATATCGACTTCCGAGGTCCATCGTTGAGGTAGATTGCTACATATGAGATGTCCAGCACCTCGAGCAGTTCACTTCCTGTACCATTAAGAAGGGCGTTTCGATCCTGAAAATGCGTTAACTCGCGTCTGAGCCTGAAGAGTCGCTGCCGGTTCTCGATTTCATCACGAAACAGGTATCGGTCTATAAACCGGATGACGGCTGGTTTTGCCAGGGTCCAGCCTCCGACGAGTATCAGGATGAATCCCGCGGTAACAACCATAATCAACAGGTCGGAGACTTCTACACCAGTAGCCGCGAACGTTATCGTTTCATAGATAATCAGGAGCAACCCGAGACTCAGCAGGAGATTCACACCCTGGTTGGATATAAATTGCCGAAGGCTTTTTCCGACGATGAACCTGAGGCCGAATACCCGGTGAGCCAGCACTGAATATGCAAAGGAGAGCGGCAAAATGCACTTCAACCCGACGAGGACAACATGATCGAGCAACCAGACGAGCAACGGAAATATGGCACCTTGCAGCGGTACCATAACCCATGTGACCATGAGTGTGCCTGGTTGAGTTATGGTCCAAACCGGTGCTAAAACGAAGGCTGACACAAATCCGACGTTGATGAACTGCAGGCGCGTGTACTGCTGTCGACGCGCGACGGATCGTTGGGCGAGAAGCAGGCAGGCCGCTATTAAAACAACAAGAACGGGTAACGCAGGGACTGGAACGGATTCAACCAGAGAGATGATGGTTTGTATCGAATCACTGTTCCAGCCATTGGTCAGACTTAGAAGATAGATAATTCGAAGGACGATCCAGGCGAAGAACGGTATCAGAATCCACGACGCCCGTTTTCGCATCCATGATCCGAGTTCGGTTTCGGTTGGGAATACGGTCAGGATGCTGAACAGGAGCCAGAACTCAAGGAAGTAAGCCAGGGTAATGACGAATATACTGAGTGATAATATCCAATCAGGCCAACCGGCGATCATGGGATGGAATGCAGGCGACACGGAGAGCGCTGTCGCGAGAAAGAGCAAGGCGCATTGAAAAGCGGTTTTATTGCCTGGACGCCTGAACCCCATCCACGTTCCGAAGACCAGCAGGACCATTGGAAAGATCAGATAGGGACCTCGCTGGAACCAGGTCATCGCGCCTGCGCTCAGTACGAGTTCCTCCTGATTGACCTCGACGGCGTACCGTACATGTTCTGTGGCCTCAAGCGTGAGGATACCGTTTTGCATATTGCCGTCGCGAAGCCAGGCGAGATTGAATTGGTCACCGGGCTTGCTCCGCAAACGCGCCTGGAAATAGGCTTCCGGACGTGTCCTGAGATCCGTCCCATCGATGGAGATCACCAAATCGCCCGGTCGCAATCCGGCTCTGTCCGCAGGGCTGTCCGCGTCTACTTGCGTGACTTTAATACCGCCGTCCTCGCGTATGCGAACGAGATGGAACCACGTGCCCTCCTGCAGATTGTTCACCGCGCTTTTCGTCAGTCCCTTCGTCTGTATCATTTCATTTCCGAAGAACTGGATGCCCGGCGACCAGTGCTCGATCTGTGTAAACCGGACCAGCGTCCACACGACCAGACCCATCTGTGCGCATAGCGCAACGACAAGCGTGCTGAGCAAAAAGTAACGCAGTCCGATTGTTTTTAGAGGTTTCAACGGTAGGCTACATGGATGAGTAGGCAACGGACAAACGAGATGCCGCAAACCGGAATCTTCGTATCCTGCCATATTTCAATGCAATGGTGTAATTACATACATAGTCGACCAGCGGGTTGATGTCAACTATGGGTGATGGGATCAGTCTGGCGCAATGGCCTAAAACCTTGACACCTGAAGCCGGATCGCAACATATTAGAGTTTTCCCTGAAAGTTGACGGTCGTACAGACGATCTTACTGAAAAAAGCGTAATACTAAGGAAAGCGCAGTCCCGAAGAGGAGGGGTGTTCGTGAAGGAATATAACATCGAAAAAATCAGAAACATTTGCCTCGCGGGCCACGGGGGGAGCGGCAAGACCTCCCTGGCGGAAGCCATGCTCTTCAACACCGGCGCCACGAACCGGCTCGGTAGCGTGGACGACGGCAACACGGTTTCGGACTACCGCGAGGAAGAGATCGAACACCGCATTTCCATGAACCTGACGCCGCTGTACTGCGAGTGGAACGACCACGACCTCCATATTCTCGACACCCCGGGTTATTCCGATTTCACCAGCGAAGTGCACTGCGCGATGCGCGTCACCGACAACGTGGCCATCGTGGTCAAGGCCATCGAAGGCATCGAGGTGGAGACGGAGCGCGCCTGGGAATACGCGGATCAGTACGGCCTGCCCCGCATGGTGGTGGTCAATCTCCTGGACAAGGAACACGCCGACTTCTACGACGCGCTGGGCCGCCTGCAGGAACGCTTCGGCACGCAGGCCGTTCCTGTCCAGATTCCGATTGGAGAGGCCGATGGATTCTCGGGTGTCGTCGACCTGGTCGCCATGAAGGCGGTGACGTTCGTGGGCGGCGACGGCAAGGGCAAGCGCTCCGAGATCCCCGGAGACCTCGCCGACCAGGCGGAGGAACACCGGGAAAAATTGGTAGAAACCGTGGCGGAATCCGACGACGAACTGCTGGAGGTCTACTTCGAAGAAGGCGCGTTGACCGATGAGCAGCTCCTCGAAGGGTTGCGCAAGGGGGTGAAGGACGGCGCCATCTTCCCCGTGCTGGCGACGTGCGCCTCTGCAAACATCGGCGTCTCCGGCGTGATGGACGCGGCGGCCGCGTACATGGCTTCTCCGGCGGACCGTCCGGCGGTGTCGGCAACCCCATCGAGCGGCGGCGAGGAAGTCGCGCTGGACCCGGATCCGTCCGGCCCGCTGGCCGCGCTGGTGTTCAAGACGGTCTCCGAGGCCCATATCGGGGAACTGACCTACTTCCGGGTTTTTTCCGGAGAAATCAAGCACGGCGGCGACGTGTACAATTCAACGAAGAACACGTCGGAACGGTTCGGCCAGATCTACCACACCAACGGTCACGCCCGCAATGAACTGAACGTCATCCGCGCCGGCGAGATCGGGGCCACCGTGAAACTGAAGGACACCCACACCGGCGACTCCCTGGGTACGCGGCAGAAGTCCTTCGGCCTGGAATGGGTGGACTTCGCCGAGCCCGTGGCGAACGTGGCCATCCTGCCGAAGAGCAAAGACGACGAGGAGAAGATCAGTACCGGCCTTTCCCGGCTTCACGAAGAGGATCCCTCCTTCACCTTCCGGTACAATTCCGAGATCAAGCAGCTGATCCTGGCCGGGGCCGGTGAAATGCACCTTGACCTCATCGTAGAGCGCCTGAGCCGCCGTTTCGGCGTGGAAGTCGAGATGGTGCAGCCGCGCATCCCTTACCGGGAAGCGATCAAGGGCAAGTCCGAGGCCCAGGGCCGGTTCAAGCGGCAGAGTGGCGGTCGCGGCCAGTTCGGCGACGTCTGGTTGCGCGTGGAACCCAGGCAGCGCGGTGAAGGGTACGAATTCGACAACGGCATCGTCGGCGGCGCGGTCCCCAGCCGGTTCATTCCGGCCGTGGACAAGGGCATCCAGGAAGCCATGGTGGAGGGCGTGGTCGCCAAGTATCCGGTGGTTGACCTGAAGGCCACGCTGTACGACGGCTCCTTCCACACCGTCGATTCGTCCGAAATGGCCTTCAAAGTCGCCGCGTCCATGGGGTTCAAGAAGGCCTTCTTGGAAGCCCGTCCCGTCCTGCTCGAACCGATCTACGAAGTGGATGTGGTCGTCCCCGAAGACTACATGGGCGACGTAATGGGCGATCTTTCCAGCCGGCGTGGCCGCATCCTGGGCATGTCGCCCCGGGGGAGTAACCAGGTGGTCCGGGCGGAAGTGCCCCTGGCCGAACTGTATCGGTACTCCACCGTGCTGCGGTCCATCACGCACGGTCGCGGAAGCCATGCGCGGAAATTCGTCCGCTACGAGGAAATGCCCAGGGAAATCGAAACCAAGGTCATCGAAGAGTCCAAGGCCCTGGAAGAGGAATAGCGGCGGCGTAGTAAGCGCGGCGGGAAGGTCTCGGCACGAACATGTGCCGCGAGTCGCCGGACCGACGCACGAAAGTCTGAATAAATGGATCCTTTACTTAAAGTAGATAACCTTTCGACCCACTTCCTCACCCGCGGCGGTGCGGTGCGTGCCGTGGACGACGTCAGTTTCGAGGTGGCGGAAGGCGAAACGGTGGGCATCGTGGGGGAAAGCGGTTGCGGCAAGAGCGCCACGGTGCTTTCCATCATGCGGCTCATCCCGAGCCCCCCGGGCCGCATCGTCAGCGGCAACATCCTTTTCCGGCCCGGCGCCGACGAACCCGCGGTCGACCTGCGCACCATTCCCGAATCCGAAATGCAGGAGATCCGGGGCAATATCGTCTCCATGGTGTTCCAGGACCCCATGACGTCGCTCAACCCGGTGCTGACCATAGGGTGGCAGCTGCGGGAACCGCTACAGCTTCATCTCGGCCTCGACAAGAAGCAGGCCACGGATCGCAGCATCGAACTGCTGCAGATGGTCAACATCCCGAGTCCGGAGCAGCGCCTGAACGACTACCCCCACCAGTTCAGCGGGGGGATGCGGCAGCGCGTCATGATCGCCATGGCCATCGCGTGCAACCCGAAGCTGCTCATCGCCGACGAGCCGACCACGGCGCTGGACGTCACCATACAGGCGCAGATCCTGGAACTGATGATGAAGCTCCAGGAAGAACTGAACATGTCCGTCGTCATCATCACCCACGACCTCGGCGTGGTGGGCGAGGTGTGCGACCGGGTGATCGTCATGTACGCCGGCCGGATCATCGAATCGGGGCCGGTGGACACGCTGCTCGACGATCCGAAGCACCCCTATACCCACGGGCTGCTGCAGTCCGTGCCCAAGCTGGGTCCCACGGTGAAGGAACGCATGGAACCCATCGACGGCGTGCCACCGAACCTGATCCAGCTGCCGCCCGGCTGCCGGTTCGCGCCCCGGTGTCCGAGCCGTTTCGACCGGTGCGAGGAAGATCCGGCGCTGAAGGACGTGGCCTCGGAGCACGACTGCGCCTGCTGGCTGTATTAAACCCTGGAGGACGCGTTGAACGAGCCTCTGCTGCAACTGGACAACGTAGTCAAGCACTTCGAACTGGAAGAAGGGATGGGCCGCAAGGAGGAAGGCGGCACCGTCCGGGCCCTGGACGGCGTCTCCTTTTCCATCAATCGCGGCGAGACCTTCGGCCTGGTGGGCGAGAGCGGCTGCGGGAAGTCCACCCTGGGACTGACCGTGTTGCAACTGTACCGCCCCACGGCGGGGAAGGTCTTCTTCGAAGGCAACGACCTGGCGGACATGTCCGAGGATGACCTGAAGCCCATTCGCAAGCGGCTCCAGATGATCTTCCAGGACCCCTACGCCTCGCTGGACCCGCGCATGACGGTGGGGAACATTGTTCAGGAACCCCTCGACATCCATCGTGTGGGCAACCGGCAGGAACGCAGGACGAGGCTGGTCAGTCTCCTCGAGATGGTGG of Gemmatimonadota bacterium contains these proteins:
- a CDS encoding ABC transporter ATP-binding protein, with the protein product MDPLLKVDNLSTHFLTRGGAVRAVDDVSFEVAEGETVGIVGESGCGKSATVLSIMRLIPSPPGRIVSGNILFRPGADEPAVDLRTIPESEMQEIRGNIVSMVFQDPMTSLNPVLTIGWQLREPLQLHLGLDKKQATDRSIELLQMVNIPSPEQRLNDYPHQFSGGMRQRVMIAMAIACNPKLLIADEPTTALDVTIQAQILELMMKLQEELNMSVVIITHDLGVVGEVCDRVIVMYAGRIIESGPVDTLLDDPKHPYTHGLLQSVPKLGPTVKERMEPIDGVPPNLIQLPPGCRFAPRCPSRFDRCEEDPALKDVASEHDCACWLY